One Prinia subflava isolate CZ2003 ecotype Zambia chromosome 8, Cam_Psub_1.2, whole genome shotgun sequence DNA window includes the following coding sequences:
- the BLMH gene encoding bleomycin hydrolase, giving the protein MNARGLSTEKAVAFTRRLRAEPQFLLAQNVATCNDPLEVCLQRQVVQDTVQVFQHAVPAEGKPVTNQKNSGRCWIFSCLNAMRLPFMKKYNIEEFEFSQSYLFFWDKVERCYYFLNAFVETAQKKEPVEGRLVQFLLSNPTNDGGQWDMLVNIIEKYGVVPKKYFPESHTTEATRRMNEILNHKMREYCLRLRNMVESGGSKGELCAAMDMMIEEVFRIVSTCLGSPPETFCWEFRDKEKNYHKYGPMTPVQFYNEHVKPYFNMEDKICLVNDPRPQNPYNRLYTVEYLGNMAGGRKTLYNNQPVEVLKKLAAASIKDGEAVWFGCDVAKHFYSKLGINDLNIFNHELVFGVSIKNMNKAERLIFGESLMTHAMVLTAVTEKDGQEDAFEKWRVENSWGEDRGNKGYLIMTDDWFSEYVYEVVVDKKHVPEEILAVMQQEPIVLPAWDPMGALAK; this is encoded by the exons ATGAACGCCCGCG GGCTGAGCACCGAGAAGGCCGTCGCCTTCACCCGGCGGCTGCGGGCCGAGCCGCAGTTCCTGCTGGCCCAGAACGTGGCCACATGCAATGACCCGCTGGAGGTGTGCCTGCAGCGGCAGGTGGTGCAGGACACGGTGCAGGTGTTCCAGCACGCCGTGCCCGCCGAGGGCAAGCCCGTCACCAACCAGAAGAACTCCG GGAGATGCTGGATCTTTTCCTGCCTCAACGCAATGCGTCTTCCTTTCATGAAGAAATACAACATCGAAGAGTTTGAGTTCAGCCAGTCCTATCTCTTTTTCTGGGATAAG GTTGAGCGTTGTTACTACTTTTTAAATGCCTTTGTGGAAACAGCTCAGAAAAAGGAGCCAGTGGAAGGAAGACTGGTGCAATTCCTGCTCTCCAACCCCACAAACGATGGAGGGCAGTGGGATATGCTGGTTAACATTATTG agaaGTATGGTGTTGTCCCCAAGAAATACTTCCCAGAGTCTCACACCACAGAGGCCACTAGAAGGATGAATGAGATCTTGAATCATAAG ATGAGAGAATACTGTTTGAGGCTAAGAAATATGGTGGAAAGTGGAGGAAGCAAGGGAGAACTTTGTGCTGCCATGGACATGATGATAGAAGAG GTATTCAGAATAGTGAGCACTTGCCTGGGCAGCCCTCCTGAGACTTTCTGCTGGGAGTTCCGGGACAAGGAGAAGAACTACCACAAATACGGCCCCATGACCCCGGTGCAGTTCTACAACGAGCATGTGAAGCCTTACTTCAACATGGAGGACAAG ATTTGTCTAGTGAACGATCCTCGGCCCCAGAATCCCTACAACAGGCTCTACACAGTGGAGTACCTGGGCAAcatggctggagggaggaaaaccCTCTACAACAATCAGCCTGTGGAGGTCCTGAAGAAATTGGCTGCAGCATCTATTAAGGATGGCgag GCTGTGTGGTTTGGCTGTGACGTGGCAAAGCACTTCTACAGCAAGCTGGGAATCAACGACCTGAATAT aTTTAATCATGAGCTGGTGTTTGGTGTCTCCATCAAGAACATGAACAAAGCAGAGCGACTGATCTTTGGGGAGTCCCTGATGACCCATGCCATGGTCCTGACAGCTGTCACTGAGAAG GATGGGCAAGAAGATGCATTTGAAAAATGGAGAGTGGAAAACTCCTGGGGTGAAGACCGTGGCAATAAAG GTTACCTGATCATGACCGATGACTGGTTCTCCGAGTACGTGTACGAGGTGGTGGTGGACAAGAAGCACGTGCCCGAGGAGATCCTGGCCGTGATGCAGCAGGAGCCCATCGTTCTGCCAGCCTGGGACCCCATGGGGGCTTTGGCCAAGTGA
- the TMIGD1 gene encoding transmembrane and immunoglobulin domain-containing protein 1, with protein sequence MVQRRSLTVPYGAVLAVSFLAHVATGLELSVNNHAADFTLSTQLGPAISLSCLVHNSSQAEELLWYRGDGQVGLKEGNKVNISNICISPVNESDNGVTFTCKLARDKSVQVSVILDVQFPPQLSGEETLHVEEGKDATLTCNSKSNPQAQTSWYKNNHNLTLQQGRHELYQTSEVIRLSIRKVQKSDNGTYTCMVQSPLGNGMRDFHLVVEDKKPVFPTEAVIAAVVVVTLTILFGIVARKDKFFKCFKKPRETSL encoded by the exons atGGTGCAGAGACGCAGCCTCACCGTCCCCTACGGAGCCGTCCTTGCTGTTTCCTTCTTGGCACATGTGGCCACAG GTTTGGAGCTGTCTGTAAATAACCATGCTGCTGACTTCACGCTGTCCACACAGCTTGGCCCTGCCATCTCCCTCTCGTGCCTGGTACAcaacagcagccaggctgaggagctgctgtggtaCCGTGGAGATGGGCAGGTGGGGCTGAAAGAGGGGAACAAAGTGAACATCAGCAACATCTGCATATCCCCGGTCAACGAGTCCGACAACGGGGTCACCTTCACGTGCAAGCTGGCCCGGGACAAGTCTGTGCAGGTGTCTGTGATCCTGGATGTCCAGT TTCCTCCCCAGCTGAGCGGAGAGGAGACCCTCCACGTGGAAGAAGGCAAAGATGCTACTCTGACCTGCAACTCCAAATCCAACCCTCAAGCCCAAACCTCCTGGTATAAGAACAACCACAACCTGACCCTGCAGCAAGGTCGCCACGAGCTGTACCAGACCAGTGAGGTCATCCGGCTCTCCATCAGGAAAGTGCAGAAGTCTGACAACGGGACCTACACCTGCATGGTGCAATCACCCCTGGGAAATGGGATGAGGGATTTCCACCTCGTAGTTGAAG ATAAAAAACCTGTTTTTCCCACGGAGGCTGTTATTGCTGCTGTTGTGGTGGTTACACTCACAATACTTTTTGGAATTGTGGCTCGAAAAGACAAATTTTTTAAG tgcttCAAGAAACCAAGAGAAACATCTCTGTAA